The Streptomyces laurentii region CCGGCCCGCGTACTCCTGGACCCGGGCCGCCTCGCTCAACGCCCGTGCGTAGCCCGGGAGATCGGCCAGCCGGCGGTAGCCCGCGGCAGCCGCCCGCCAGTTGCGCAGCGCCTCCCCGTAGCGGCCCGCGTACGTCTGGACGGCGCCGATCCGGCCGTAGAGCCGGGCCTGGTCGGCCCGCTCGTCCCGGGCCAGCCGCTGGGCCAGCGCACGCCCGTACCAGTCGCCGGCCCGCTGCCAGTCTCCCAGCTCCTGGTACGTGCCGCCTACGGATTCCATCGCCCGACCGGTCGCGTACGGATCATTTGCCACCCTGCCCACGTCCAAAGCCAACCGATATCGCAGCAGAGCCTCCCGCGTGCGCCCGGTCCGGGCGTCGAGGTCGGCCAGGTTCAGCAGGGCCGCGGCGCGCTCGCGGTGCAGCTCACGCCGCTCGGCCACGTCCAGGACCAGGCGGTGCAGCCCGTACAGGTCGGGGGCGGCGGCCTCCGCGCCCCGGTGCGCGGCCAACGCCCGTACCAGAGCCGCGATCAGACGGCGTGCCAGCGTGTCGAACTCCCCGTCGGCGACGGCCAGCCGGGCCGCCGCGAGCAGCATCGGACGACGGCTCTCCAGCCACGCGGCGGCCTCGATCACGTTCGAGAAACGCAGCGCGCGGGGCAGCCCTTCGAGCTTGCGGCGGGACGGGGACTCCTCGGGTTCGGTGACCGCGCGGCTGGACTGGAGGAGGCGGACGGTCCGCTCCAGCATCCGGGCCCGGGCGAGCTGCACCTCGGCGGGCCGGTCGTGCTCTTCGAGCCCGGAGCGGAGCAGCGGCATCAGATAGCCGGGGACGTCGTACTGCCCGTCCCCCTCCGGGGTCTCCTGGACGAGCCCGAGCGCGGCGAAGTCGGCGAGGGTGGTCGTGGCGGCGGAGACGGAGCAGCCGGCCAGGGCGGAGGCGGTGTGGGCGTCGACCCGGCCGAGCGGGGCGAGGCTCAGGTGTCGCAGTATCCGGGCGGCGGGCTGCGGCAGCACGTCGTGGAGCAGGGCGAAGGTACGGACGACCGGGTCGCCGGTCTGGGCGCGCAGCCGCTTGGCGAGGTCCGCGACGGACGCCCGGGGGCGGGTGGCGAGCCAGCCGCCGGCCAGCACGAGCGCGCCGGGCAGCCCGCCGCACTCCTCGGCCAGGCTCTCGGCGGCCTGCGGGTCGACGGTGACCCGGACGCTGCCGGTGTACGAGGTGAGCAGTTCGATGGCCGACTTGGAGTCGAGGCCGCCCAGGGTGCAGGGCCGGACGTCCGGGATGCCGGTGAGCGGGCCGCGGGCCACGCCGATGACGAGGACGTCGGGATTGTCCGGGAGCAGCGGGTCGACCTGTTCGGCGTCGACGGCGTCGTCGAGCAGGAGCAGCGCCCGGCGGCCGGCGAAGGCCTCCCGGACCAGGGCGGTCAGTTCCTCCTCGGCGGCGCCGGGCGGCTCGGCGACGTTGAGCGCGGCGAGCAGTTCCCGGGCGGCCCGGGCGGTGGGCACCGGGTCCCCGCCGGGTTCGGTGAGCCGGGCCCGGAACACTCCGTCCGGGTACGTGGCGGCGAGCGAGTCCGCCAGTTCCGCGGCGAGCGCGCTCCGGCCGGAGCCGGGCTTGCCGGCGATGAGCAGGACGCGGGCGCGCGGGGCCTTGCGGCCGGTGAGGGTGTCGAGTCCGGTGCGTTCGATGTCCGCCCGCAGCGCCTTGAGCTCGCGCTGGCGGCCGTAGAACCGGGCAGCGCCGACCTCCCCCGGACTTCGTCCGGGGGGACCCCCAACCGCTTGATCCGTCACGGGCCACGCTCCCGTCCACCTGCGCACGACTGCCCGCGGGGGCTCCGCACGGGCGATCCCGAGCGTAGTTCAGCCCGGGTGGTGGACCGGGCGGAGCGCGGCGGGTGGATCCCTCAATCGGATCAGCAGATTGTCAGACTGGTACAGGGTGAAGGGCCGCCCCGTACGGCCGTACGGACAGGGCCGGACGGAGGGCAGCGGCGTCACCCGGGGCCGGGGACGGCGCGGGGCCGGGGCCGGAGCCGCGTCGCACGGCTTGGCCTCTCTGAACCCTCTGGGCCCTCTGGCCTCTCTGGACTCTCGGCGAGCGGGGACGCGACGCACACTCAGCTCATGGGCAACTTCCCCTATGCCGTTCAGACCACCTTCCCACTGCTCTTCATGATCGTGCCCGCTCTCGGAGCGATGCTGAGCTGCCGCCGTCGCGGCCCGGGCCGGCCGGCGGCCGAGATCTGGCAGCGCTGGTGGGCCGTGGGCGCCCTTGGTGTCGGAAGCCTGTGGATCACCGTCTCGTTCCTGGCGGACCCCGAGGGCATGGCCGACGCCATCGGCTTCGCCCACTCGCCGTTCCAGTTCGAGATCGCCTTCGCCAACCTCGGCCTCGCCGTGCTGGGTTTCCGCGGTGCGTCCGCCTCGCCCCGCGAGCGTCTTACCAGCGGGCTGGCGGCCGCCGCGTTCCTGTGGGGAGCCGCGATCGGCCACGTCCACCAGTGGTTCGCCCACGGCGACCACGCCGCCGGGAACACCGGCGGCATCCTCGCGGCCGACATCCTCGTCCCCGCCGTCATGATCGCCCTCGCCGCCCGGGACGTCCGCCGCACCGCCGGCCAGGCCGCCTGACCTCCCCCGTCCTGCCGGGGAGCTTGAGCAGCGGACCGGCCTGTCCGCCGTGGTCCACCGCGTCCAGGGACAGGGAACGCGGAAAACCTCGCCGCCGGTCCCTGGACAGGCCGTTCACCAGGGGCCTCGCTACGCCTCGAAGGGCCGGGCCGGCCAGGGCGCGTCCGCCGGGCGCAGGGTGTCGAGAGCGTCGGCCGCGCGGGCCGCCGCCAGCGAGAGGACACCGACGACCAGGCAGTTGTTGTGCAGCTCGCCGGCGAGCACACCGCGCACCAGCTCGGCGAGCGGCACGCGCGCGTACTCCATGTCGGCCTCCTCCTCGGAGACCTCGAAGCGCTCGCCGTCCGCCTCGGACAGGCCGCGGGCCAGGAAGATCCGCACGGCCTCGTCGCAGCCGCCCGGGGTGGTGTAGACGTCGGTGAGGACCCGCCAGTCCTCGGCCTTGACGTGCGCCTCCTCGTACAGCTCGCGCTGCGCGGCGTGCAGCGGGTTCTCGCCGGGCACGTCGAGCAGGCCGGCCGGGATCTCCCACAGCTTCTGCCGCACCGGGTGCCGGTACTGCTTGAGCAGCAGGACCCGGTCCTGCTCGTCGAGGGCGAGGACCGCGACCGAACCGGGGTGCACCTGGTAGTCGCGGCGGGCGACCCTGCCGTCCGGCATGACCACGTCGTCCGTGCGGACACTCGTCTTGTTTCCGGTGAACGGGGTGGCGGTGGCGGTGATCCGCCACTCCTCCGGGGTGTCCTGCACCTGCATCGGTAGTCCTTCCAGATGTCCGCGTGACATGCGCGGCCCGCGTACGGGAGCCGCACGCGTGGCCGCAGACGAAAGCCGGGGCGCGGACCCCCGGAAAGGGACCCGCACCCCGGCAACGGTAACGCCCGGCGCTTACTTGGCCGGCTTCCCCGTCTTGCGCTCGACGGCCGCCTTCACCAGGCCCGCGAACAGCGGGTGGGGGCGGGTCGGGCGGGACTTGAGCTCCGGGTGCGCCTGGGTGGCGACCAGGTAGGGGTGGATGTCGCGCGGGTACTCGACGAACTCGACGAGCTTGTTGTCCGGGGAGGTGCCGGAGAAGACCAGACCGGCCTTCTTCTCCAGCTCCGCGCGGTACGCGTTGTTCACCTCGTAGCGGTGACGGTGGCGCTCCTCGACGTACGGCTCGTCGGCGTAGGCCTCGCGCACGACGGAGCCCTCGGCGAGCTTCGCCGGGTAGAGACCGAGACGCATGGTGCCGCCCAGGTCGCCCGCGCCCTCGACGTACGCCAGCTGCTCCTCCATCGTCGAGACGACGGGGTGCGCGGTGGCCGGGTCGAACTCGGTGGAGTTGGCCTCGGGGATGTCGGCCAGGTTGCGCGCGGCCTCGATCACGATGCACTGGAGGCCCAGGCAGATGCCGAGCAGCGGGACCTTGTTCTCGCGGGCGTAGCGGATCGCGCCGACCTTGCCGGCCACACCGCGGTCGCCGAAGCCGCCGGGGATCAGGATGCCGTCGACGTCGCCGAGGTGCTTCTCGGCGCCGGCCTGGGTCTTGCACTCGTCGGAGGGGACCCACTTGACCTTGACCCGGGCGCGGTTGGCGAAGCCGCCGGCGCGCATGGCCTCGGTGACCGACAGGTAGGCGTCGGGCAGGTCGATGTACTTGCCGACGAGCGCGACGGTGACCTCGTGCTCCGGGTTGTGGACGCGGTCCAGGAGGTCCTCCCAGACGGTCCAGTCCACGTCGCGGAACGGCAGGTCGAGCTTGCGGACGACGTAGGCGTCCAGGCCCTCGGTGTGCAGCACCTTCGGGATGTCGTAGATCGACGGGGCGTCGATCGCGGCGACGACCGCGGCCTCGTCGACGTCGCACATCAGCGAGATCTTGCGCTTGATGGCGGTGGGGACCTCGCGGTCGGCGCGCAGCACGATGGCGTCCGGCTGGATGCCGATGTTGCGCAGGGCGGCGACCGAGTGCTGGGTCGGCTTGGTCTTCAGCTCGCCGGAGGGGCCGATGTAGGGCAGCAGCGAGATGTGCACGACGAAGACGTTGTCGCGGCCGACCTCGTGGCGGACCTGACGGACGGTCTCCAGGAACGGCAGCGACTCGATGTCGCCGACCGTGCCGCCGACCTCGGTGATGACGACGTCGACGTCGTCGGTCGCCATGCGGCGGATGCGCGACTTGATCTCGTTGGTGATGTGCGGGATGACCTGCACGGTGTCACCGAGGTACTCGCCGCGCCGCTCCTTGGCGATGACCTGCGAGTAGACCTGGCCGGTGGTGACGTTGGCCGAGCCGTCGAGGTCGACGTCGAGGAAGCGCTCGTAGTGGCCGATGTCCAGGTCGGTCTCGGCGCCGTCGTTGGTGACGAACACCTCACCGTGCTGGAAGGGGTTCATCGTGCCCGGGTCGACGTTCAGGTAGGGGTCGAGCTTCTGCATCGTGACCCGCAGGCCCCGGGCCTTGAGAAGCGCGCCCAGGCTGGAGGCGGTCAGGCCCTTGCCGAGGGAGGAGGCGACACCCCCGGTGACGAAGATGTGCTTGGTCGTCGTGTTTTTGGGCGGCATCGCCAAGAGGGGGCTCCCGTGGGTCGCGTTCTGGAGGTGCGTACCGGCGTTGCCTCCGGAAGAATCGGGGGTCGCCGTCGCTGCGGTTTCGGTGTCCTCGGCTGTTGCCGTTTCCCACCGGTCCACGGGGTACCAGGGTATCAGCGACATCGGGAGACCGCTTCCGGCCACACGGGGGAGTCGGGCGCGCACGGTCCGCGACGCGCCGGCGCGCGGAGGACGGAAGCGGCGCGGAACGGGCACGGGAAGCACACCGTACGCGCGCGTGAAGCGCGTGGTCCGGGCGCCGGAAGAGCGTGGTCCGGACGGCGCGGCGACCGAGGGAAGGGAGTGGAACCGGCGCGATGCCGATCGTGACGCGGAGACAGGACGGATGCCGTACGGGACCCTCGCGGGCGCGGTCCGGGACGGCCGGGCCCGCCGGCCGGAGGCGGGAGCGCGCGTCGCGCGTCGCCCGCCCGCCCCCGTCCGGCGCCCACAGTCAAGACCGTTCACCCGATCGGAGCAGTCCCGCCGATCGCCCCGGCACCCTGTCCGCCCGGCCCCGCCGGTCGCCGGACCCGCCATATCCTGCTCGGAAACGCACCGCCGGGCCTGCCGGGCAGCGCGTCGCCCCGTCTCCTTTCCTGGAACGTCGCCTGGGCGGTGCCCCCAATCTGGTAATCAAGACCCCGTCAACGGTCCCTTGACCGCTGACCTGCCGTCTGACCTGTCGTCGGCGCCCCGCTGCGCGGGGTGGCGGACGTGGCCGTTCTGTCTGGAGTGAAAGCACGTGGCCGGGCGCATCGAGGATTACGCACTCATCGGAGACATGCAGACCGCCGCCCTGGTCTGCCGGGACGGCAGTGTCGACTGGCTCTGCCTGCCCCGCTTCGATTCGCATGCCGTGTTCGCCGGGCTGCTCGGCACCGAGGAACACGGGCTCTGGCGGATCGGGCCGGCCGGTACCGAGGGGACACCCGCGGCCTCCGCCGACCGCCGCCGCTATCTGGGCGACTCGCTCATCCTGGAATCCGAGTGGGACACCCCGCGCGGCACCATCCGGGTGACCGACTTCATGCCCCCGCGCGAGGACACCCCGCAGCTGATCCGGATCGTCGAGGGGATCAGCGGCCGGGTGGCGGTGCGCTCCAGCCTGCGGATGCGGTTCAGCTACGGCCGGGTGGTGCCGTGGGTGCACAAGGTCGGCGACCGCACGGTGGCCGTCGCCGGCCCGGACTCGGTCTGGTTCGACACGGCCGCCGAGACGCACGGCCGCGCCCTCACCACGTACTCCGACTTCACCGTCACCCCGGGCGAGAAGGTCGCCTTCACGCTCTCCTGGCAGCCCTCCCACAAGGAGCCGCCGGCGCTGCCGGACCCGGAGGGCTCGCTGGAGGCGACGGCCGAGTTCTGGCGCGAGTGGGTCGAGCACTGCACGTACCACGGCCCCTACCGGGAGGCGGTGGTCCGCTCGCTGATCACCCTGAAGGCGCTCACGTACGCGCCGACCGGCGGCATCGTCGCCGCGCCGACCACCTCCCTGCCCGAGGAGATCGGCGGCGTCCGCAACTGGGACTACCGCTACACCTGGCTGCGGGACGCGGCGATCACCCTCTCCTCCATGCTGCGCACCGGCTACCGCGAGGAGGCCCGCGCCTGGCGGGACTGGCTGCTGCGCGCGGTCGCGGGCGACCCGGAGAACCTCCAGATCATGTATGGCATCGCCGGCGAGCGCGAGCTCGGCGAGGCGGAGCTGGACTGGCTGCCGGGCTACGAGAACTCCGGCCCCGTCCGGATCGGCAACGGCGCGGCGGGCCAGCTCCAGCTCGACGTGTACGGCGAGGTCACCGAGGCCCTCCACCTGGCGCATATGACCGGCCTGTCCCGCAACGACTACGCCTCCCTCCTCCAGATCAAGCTGATCCAGTACCTGGAGACCCACTGGAACGAGCCCGACGAGGGCATCTGGGAGGTCCGCGGCCCGCGCCGCCACTTCACCCACTCCAAGGTCATGGCCTGGGTGGCGGTCGACCGCACGATCAAGCTGATCGAGTCCGGCGACGCCGACGGCCCGCTGGAGCGCTGGCGCGCGCTGCGCGACGAGATCCACCGGGACGTGTGCGAGAAGGGCTACGACCCGGAACGCAACACCTTCACCCAGTCGTACGGCTCGCGGGAGCTGGACGCCTCGCTGCTGCTGATCCCGCAGATGGGCTTCCTGCCGCCGGACGACAAGCGGGTCATCGGCACGATCGAGGCGATCCAGCGCGAGCTGGCCACGGAGGACGGCTTCGTCCTGCGCTACCCGACCGCCGGCGAGGAGGCGGGCGTGGACGGTCTGGAGGGCGACGAGGGCGCGTTCCTGGCCTGCTCGTTCTGGCTGGCCGACGACCTGGCGATGATCGGCCGGGTCGACGAGGCCCGCAAGCTCTTCGAGCGGCTGCTGTCGCTCCGCAACGACCTGGGCCTGCTCGCCGAGGAATGGGACGCCCGGCTCCAGCGCCAGGTGGGCAACTTCCCCCAGGCGTTCAGCCACGTCCCGTTGATCGACACGGCCCTGCGGCTGACCGCCTCGGGCGCGTACGGCGGCTGACGGCCGTTCGACACGCGGCGCGCGGGGGCCGGATCTACGATGAAAGGGTCCTGTCCCCCCGTACGAAAGGGGGGCATCCCATGGCTCCCCGGACCAGTGCTTCCGCCGTCGCTCTCGACGCCCTGCGCGAGGACCTCGCCGGGCAGGTGCGTGTACCGGGCGATCCGGGCTACGACGAGGCCCGGGTCGTCTTCAACGCGATGGTCGACCGGCAGCCGGCGGTCATCGCCCAGTGCGAGACGCCGGAGGACGTCGCCAACGCGGTGGTCTTCGGCCGGGAGGCCGGTCTGCCGATCGCGGTGCGCGGCGGCGGACACAGCGTGGCCGGTACGGCCCTCGGCGACGGCGCGCTGGTGGTGGATCTGCGGCGGATGCGCCAGGTGGTCGCGGACCCCGAGCACATGACGGTACGGATCGCGGGCGGGGCCACGATCGGCGATCTGGACCGGGCCTGCGAACCGTTCCACGTGGCCGTGACCGGCGGGCGGGCGTCCACCACCGGGGCCGGCGGGTTCGTCCTGGGCGGCGGATCCGGCTGGCTGGAGCGGAAGTACGGGCTGGCCTGCGACAACCTGCTGGCCGTGGAGCTGGTGACGGCCGAGGGCGGGCATGTGCACGCGGACGCCACCGAGAACCCCGAACTGTTCTGGGCGCTGCACGGAGGCGGCGGGAACTTCGGGGTCGTCACCTCGATGACCCTGCGGGTGCATCCGCTGCCGGAGTTCGGCTTCGTGCTGCTGTTCTTCCCGCCGGAGAAGGGCCCCGAGGTCCTCCGGGCGTACCGGGACCTGCTCGCGGACGCGCCCGACGAGGCCGGCGGCGGCGGGATCTACCTCGTCGCGCCGCCCGAGCCGTTCGTGCCCGAGGAGATCCAGGGCACGCTGGTCTGCGCCACCCTGGTGACCTGGGCGGGCCCGGCCGCCGACGCCCGCGCGTTCGCCGCGCCGCTGTTCGCCCTCGGGCCGTCGGTGGAGGTGGCCATGGCCGTCCCGTACGCCGACTTCCAGTGCATGCTGGACGACCCGCCCGGGATGCGGAACTACTGGTCGGCCGAGTATCTGGCGGAGTTCCCGGACGCCGCCGTGGACGCGTTCTGCGCCCAGTCGGCCGGGATGATCGTGCCCTCGGGCACCCAGCACGTGCTGTTCCCGATGGGCGGGCGGATGGCCGACGACCCGGCCGGATCGCCGATCGGCTGGCGGTCGGCGGCCTGGGCGGTCCACCCGTTCGGGGTGTGGGCCGATGCGGCCGACGACGAGCGAGGGATCCAGTGGGTGAAGGACGTCCGCGCCGCCGTGCGGCCGTGGTCGACCGGCGCCGTCTATCTGAACTTCATCGGCACCGAGGGCGAGCAGCGGGTGGTCCGGGGCTTCGGCGAGGACAACCACCGGCGGCTGGCCCGGGTGAAGGCCCTGTACGACCCCGACAACGTCTTCCGCTTCAACCACAACATCGCGCCGGCCCCCGACCCGGGCCTGTTCCGGGCCTGACACACAGCCGACAGAGGCCGGAACCACCCCTGACCTGCTTCTGACCTGCGCATGTCGAGACACATCCGAGACGTGACGCGGCGGGGAACCCCGGGTAGCGTCCGGCTCCATGGAGAGTCAGGGCGGGATCACCGTGCAGCGGGCGCTGGAACTTCCGGGGCTGCGCGGCGGTCTTCCGGAGGTCGTGGCGGGCGCCGACCGACTGCACCGTACGGTGCGCTGGGTGCACGCGGGCGAGACGTCGAACATCGCCTCGCTGCTCAAGGGCGGGGAACTGCTGCTCACCACCGGCCTCGGGCTCGGTACCCGGCCGGCCGAGCAGCGGGCGTTCGTCCGGCGGCTCGCCGATCGGGGCATCGCCGCGCTCGTGGTGGAACTGGGCTCGCGGTTCAGCCGGCTGCCGGCCACCGTCGTCGAGGCGGCCAGGACGGCCGGGCTGCCCCTCGTCCAGCTGCACCGCGAGGTCGCCTTCGTCGCCGTGACGGAGGAGATCCACACCGAGATCGTCAACGGCCACTACGCCTTGCTGCGCCGGGCCGGCGAGGTCCACCGCACCTGCACCGAGGCGCTGCTCGGCGGCGGCGGGATCCCGCAGGTGCTGCGCATCCTCGCGGACTTCTCGCTCAACCCGGTGTTCCTGGAGACCCCGGACGGCCAGCTGCTGTACGCGGCGGGCACCGGGTCCGCGCCCGCCGACCCGCTCCAGGTGTGGGAGGGGCTGCGCGGGCAGCGGGCGGCGCGCGAGTCCGGGCCGCCGACGGGCGCGGTCCTCGTGGACGTGCCGGGCGGCGGGCCGGGGACCTCGTCCGTACGCGCCCGGCTGGTGCTGCTCGCCGTCTCCTCCCCCATGACGCCGGTGCACCGGATGGCGGCCGAGCGGGCCGCCGGGCTGATCGCCGTCGTCCTCATGCAGGCCCGGCAGGAGGAGGAGCTGGCCGCGCGCGGCCGGGGCGACTTCCTGACCGACCTCGCCGAGGGCCGGGTGTCGGCCGAGGACGCCCCCGCCCAGGCCCGGGTACTGGGTTTCCGGCCGGGCGACGGCCCGCTCCTGCCGGTCGTGATGCGGCTGGCCTCGGAGTTGTCCGCGTCGGGCAACTGGGCGCTGCTGGCCCGCGCCGTCCTGGAGGAGCTCGGGACCATCGGGGTGCCGGTGCTGCTCGGGGTGCGTCCGGTGGAGGGCCGGGTGCCGCTGCTGCTCGGGCTGCGCGCGGAGTCGGAGCGTACGGCGGTCGCGGATCGGGTCGCGGCGGCGCTGCGGGCCGGGGTCGAGCGGGCCGGTCTGGAGCGCGCGGGCGTCCATCCGCCGGTCGTGGTGGTGGGGGTCGCGGGCGGCTGGGCGGCGGCCTCGGCGGGGCTGCGGCACGCGGCCGAGACGGCGACGGCGGCCCAGGGCCTGTCGGACCAGCCGTGGTACGACGCCCGGCGCCTGGACACGGACCTGCTGCTGTGGCGGCTGCGGGACCATCCGGACCTCGCGGCCTTCGTGGACCGCGCGATCGGCCCGCTGCGCGATCACGACCGCACCTCGCGGCCGCCGCTGCTGCCCACCCTGGAGACGTATCTCGCGCACGCGGGCCGCAAGGCCGAGACCGCCCGCGAGCTGCATCTCAACCGCCAGACCCTCTACAACCGGCTGGCTCGCATCTCCGAACTCCTCGGCACCGACCTCGACGACCCGCAGACCGTCCTGGCCCTGAGCCTGGCGCTGCGGGCCCGGCGGCACACCGGCTGACGGGCCGGGGCCGGCCGGGCGTCCGCGCGGCGGTTCACGGCCTGCGGAAGTACCGGATCAGCGTCGCGTAGCCCTCGCCGCCCCGCCCGTCCGCCATCGCCCGCGCCGCCGTCTCCCGGACGAGGCGCGGCAGTTCGGTGCTGACGCCGAGGGCCTCGCTCTCGTGGACGAGGTGGTCCATGGCGGCGACGTGCGTGTCGAGGCCGGCGTCGTCGCCCGGGAAGGCGCCCTCGTCGATCTGCCGCGCGTACCCGGCCAGCCAGCCGGCGACGGTGCCCACGCCCGGCCCGGCG contains the following coding sequences:
- a CDS encoding oxidoreductase (Berberine and berberine like; pfam08031;~FAD binding domain; pfam01565;~FAD/FMN-containing dehydrogenases [Energy production and conversion]; COG0277;~identified by MetaGeneAnnotator; putative;~oxidoreductase [Streptomyces scabiei 87.22]), whose product is MAPRTSASAVALDALREDLAGQVRVPGDPGYDEARVVFNAMVDRQPAVIAQCETPEDVANAVVFGREAGLPIAVRGGGHSVAGTALGDGALVVDLRRMRQVVADPEHMTVRIAGGATIGDLDRACEPFHVAVTGGRASTTGAGGFVLGGGSGWLERKYGLACDNLLAVELVTAEGGHVHADATENPELFWALHGGGGNFGVVTSMTLRVHPLPEFGFVLLFFPPEKGPEVLRAYRDLLADAPDEAGGGGIYLVAPPEPFVPEEIQGTLVCATLVTWAGPAADARAFAAPLFALGPSVEVAMAVPYADFQCMLDDPPGMRNYWSAEYLAEFPDAAVDAFCAQSAGMIVPSGTQHVLFPMGGRMADDPAGSPIGWRSAAWAVHPFGVWADAADDERGIQWVKDVRAAVRPWSTGAVYLNFIGTEGEQRVVRGFGEDNHRRLARVKALYDPDNVFRFNHNIAPAPDPGLFRA
- a CDS encoding hypothetical protein (PucR C-terminal helix-turn-helix domain; pfam13556;~Purine catabolism regulatory protein-like family; pfam07905;~Type 1 periplasmic binding fold superfamily; cl10011;~identified by MetaGeneAnnotator; putative;~transcriptional regulator [Streptomyces davawensis JCM4913]) is translated as MESQGGITVQRALELPGLRGGLPEVVAGADRLHRTVRWVHAGETSNIASLLKGGELLLTTGLGLGTRPAEQRAFVRRLADRGIAALVVELGSRFSRLPATVVEAARTAGLPLVQLHREVAFVAVTEEIHTEIVNGHYALLRRAGEVHRTCTEALLGGGGIPQVLRILADFSLNPVFLETPDGQLLYAAGTGSAPADPLQVWEGLRGQRAARESGPPTGAVLVDVPGGGPGTSSVRARLVLLAVSSPMTPVHRMAAERAAGLIAVVLMQARQEEELAARGRGDFLTDLAEGRVSAEDAPAQARVLGFRPGDGPLLPVVMRLASELSASGNWALLARAVLEELGTIGVPVLLGVRPVEGRVPLLLGLRAESERTAVADRVAAALRAGVERAGLERAGVHPPVVVVGVAGGWAAASAGLRHAAETATAAQGLSDQPWYDARRLDTDLLLWRLRDHPDLAAFVDRAIGPLRDHDRTSRPPLLPTLETYLAHAGRKAETARELHLNRQTLYNRLARISELLGTDLDDPQTVLALSLALRARRHTG